The Pseudocalidococcus azoricus BACA0444 genomic interval CCCGTAATCCCAAATCAAGATCTATCAGGCTTAATTCGGGTTAGTTTTCGGGATTTGTGTAGAATTAGTTTACGCTGTTGTGGTGTTCTTTTCCTAATAATTTTTGTAGCTTTACCTGTTTCTCCTACCCCCTTATGTATCCCGAACTTCAATCCCATTCAGGGCCATCTCATCTTGATTCCCAAGTGATGTCCCCTCCTCGCCAGGCGATGGTAGAGCGAAAAACTGGGGAAACCGAGGTCACGGTTAACTTGAACTTAGACGGAACAGGTCGGGCTGAGAATCAGACGGGGATTCCCTTTTTAGACCATATGCTGGATCAACTTGCCTCCCATGGCCTGGTGGATGTGAGTGTTGCCGCAACGGGGGATATCCAGATTGATGACCACCATACAAACGAAGATGTGGGGATTACCCTTGGCCTGGCCTTGGATCGGGCGTTGGGAGATCGGCGGGGAATTCAGCGATTTGGCCATTTTGTTGCGCCCTTGGATGAAGCCTTGGTTGAGGTGGTCATGGACTTTTCCGGGCGGCCCCATTTGACCTATTGCCTGGAGATTCCAACCCAGCGGGTCGGCAGCTATGATACTCAACTGGTACGAGAATTTTTCGTGGCGGTTGTCACCCAGGCCCGGCTCACGCTCCACATCCGCCAATTAGATGGGATTAACTCTCACCACATTATTGAAGCCACATTCAAGGCCTTTGCCCGAGCCTTACGTATGGCAGTTGCTCCTGACCCGCGTCGCTTACAGGCCATTCCTAGTTCTAAAGGGATTATTCAAGCTTAGGTGAGGTTAGGTAGGAAACCCAAAAGGGAATCCCCAAAACTCAGGGCCTGTGATATTCTAGAAGTCCCAATGGTGCAGTGCCATTTCAGTGCGGGTGTAATTCAGTGGTAGAATGCAAGCTTCCCAAGCTTGACGTCGTGGGTTCGAGTCCCATCGCCCGCTTTTTGCATTTACTTTTTTGCAACTTTAACTCTGCTTAAACCTAAGTTTTGCACGTAAAATTACACCGGTCTCAAAAAGTCGGGACAATGGTAGGGAAGGGAGTAGGAATAATTATGACTGCTGCGGTGCGGGTTGAACATCTAAAGAAATCCTATGGGGCTGTCCAGGCCTGTCGGGATGTCACCTTTAGGATTGAACCTGGGGAAATTTTTGGCCTCTTGGGGCCGAATGGGGCGGGTAAAACAACGACTTTACGCTGCTTATCTACGCTCACCCAGGCCGATGCGGGGATTTTAGAAATCGCGGGGACAGATGTGGGTCAATGTCCTAAATTAGTTCGGCAAAAACTCGGCTATGTGGCTCAAGAGGTGGCATTAGATAAAGTCTTGACAGGGCGGGAACTTCTGCAACTCCAGGCCGCGATTTATCATTTACCGTCTGCTCAAATTGCCCCGCGAATTGACAAAATCGTTGATGTCCTAGGCCTGGGGGAATGGATTGACCGCAAATGTGGCACTTACTCTGGTGGGATTCGGAAACGTTTAGACCTTGCCGCTGGCCTGTTGCACCAACCCCAAGTTTTAATTTTAGATGAGCCAACTGTGGGCCTAGATATTGAAAGTCGAGTCGTAATTTGGGATTTTCTGCGTCAACTACGCCAAGAGGGAATTACGGTATTACTCACAAGTCATTACCTAGAAGAAGTGGATTTATTAGCTGATCGGGTTGCAATTATTGATCAGGGAAAAGTGATTGCTTCGGACACACCCCAGGCCCTCAAGGATCAAGTGGGTGGCGAACGGATTACCTTAAGGATTCGAGAGTTTACATCCGAGCAAGAAGCGAATCAGGCCAAGGAGCTTTTACAAGGCCTGGATGTTGTGCAAACCGTAATTATCAATACAGCCCAAGGAAACTCTCTCAACTTGGTCGTTCAATCTAATTCCAACGCCCTCAGCGCGATTCAAACTCGATTGAGTGAGGCAAATCTCCCTACTTTTGGCATCGCCCAGGCCCGTCCCAGTTTAGATGATGTGTATTTGGCGGCAACGGGGAAAACTCTCATGGATGCTGAATTGGCAGCAGTCGGGAAACGGGATGAGAAAAAAGAACGGAAACAAAATATGCGTTGAACTGTGTCGTAATTATAATTGTCATGGCAATATGAAACAAGTTTAATTTCATGAATGAGGATCTAACGATGAAAATTCAAGGTATCACAATCAATCCAAAATGGATCGGCGGTGTTCCCTGCATTCGGAATTTGCGGATTCCAGTTGAGACAATTCTTTACCTAATTCATCAAGGTTCTTCTCGGAAAAATATTCTTGCGGCTTATCCAGACCTCCTTGATCAAGATATTGATTGCACTACTCTATGAAATAGAAAATTCATCAGAATCATCATCTCAAGATTTAGCTTGCCTTGCGTGAAGTTTCTTGTTTATAACTGTATTTCTTGGATTGTTCGCGATCAACTATGTGGGCATGGTTATGATGCAGTTCATGTTAGATATTATGGATTACAAGAAGCAGAAGATATTGATATTTTTAGGCTGGCATCACAAGAAAGACGAATTATTATATCAGCGGATACTGACTTTGGTACTCTCTTGGCTGATACAAGAGCAGTCAGTCCATCGGTCATTCTCTTTCGGGGACACACGGAAAGAAAACCGGCTGCAATTGCTCAAAAGCTTTTAGATATTTTTAACGATGTTAGTATTCAGGAAGCTCTTAAAACAGGTGCAATTATAATCATTATGAATTCAAAGATTCGAATAAAGTCTCTTCCAATAAAAGTGATCAGGCCTAACTGATTTGTTGAACATCCAGGCCTGGGATTAAATAAATTTTCTTCTTTATCGTGATGAACAATACGTTCGATTTGTGGATTTACTCTGATACTAGATGTTATGACAGTTCTTTAATCCCAATTTCATGGCCAGTCTTCCCGATCAACGTTGGCACATTCACCCCCCGGCCCCGCAGGCTCAGGCTATTGCCCAGGCCCATCATCTCAGTCCGATTGCGGCTCAACTCCTGATTAATCGTGGGCTAACTACTACGGAGGATATTCAAGGGTTTCTCAATCCCCAATCTCTCCATTTGCCTGCTCCCAATACCGCCTTTGTAGACTTGGATATTGCCGTAGAACTGTTGCGCCAAGTGATTACGAAGGGCGAGAAAATTGCCATTTGCGGCGATTATGATGCTGATGGGATGACCAGTACAGCCCTACTATTGCGAGCTTTACGGGCCGTGGGGGCCAATGTGGACTATGAAATTCCCAGTCGGATGCAGGAGGGCTATGGGATTAATCACCGGATTGTGGAGGACTGTCATCGGCGCGGGGTAAAGGTGATTCTGACGGTGGATAACGGGATTGCTGCCCCCGGCCCGATTGCCCTGGCCCGCCAACTGGGATTAATTGTCATCATCACCGACCACCATGATTTACCTCCAGAACTTCCACCAGCCCAGGCCATCCTCAATCCCAAACTCTTACCAACCGAATCTCCCTATGGGGTTTTAGCCGGAGTTGGGGTGGCCTATATCTTAGGGATCAGTGTCGTCCAGGCCTTTGGCCAAATGAAGGATTTAGTCCGGCCGCTCTTGGAACTCTGCACCTTGGGAACAATTGCGGATTTGGCTAGTTTAACGGGAGTGAATCGCCGCTGGGTGCAACGGGGCCTGGTAACGATTCCTCAATCCACCTTAGTCGGAGTTCAAGCCTTAATGACGGTTGCTAAATGTCGGCCCGAAGATAATGCGGCTCTAAAACCAACCGCCGTGGGATTTCGTTTGGGGCCCCGGATCAATGCCATTGGCCGGATTGGCGACCCCCAGGTGGTGATTGATTTATTGACCACAGAGGATCTGCTCCAGGCCGAGGCCCTAGCGGAAGTTTGTGAGGAAACCAATCGCCGCCGCCAAGAATTAACCGAAAGCATTACCGCCGAAGCCGTGGCCCAAGTTGAAGCGGCCCAATTGGATTTACTGGTAAAGCGGGTCTTAGTCCTTGTCAAAGCGGGTTGGCATCATGGGGTGATTGGGATTGTCGCCTCGCGGTTGGTGGAGCGGTATGGTGTGCCCGTGTTCATTGCCACCGAAGAAGATGAGACCCACCTGCGCGGCTCGGCCCGCGGGATTCCGGAATTTGATGTCTTTGCGGCGTTGCAGTATTCCGGGGACTTACTGGAAAAATTTGGCGGACATCGGGCGGCAGGGGGCTTTAGTCTGGAAAAAGTGAAACTCTCGGCCTGGCGGAAAAGGCTCACCGAATTTGCTAATCAATGCCTGCAACCGGAACATCTTAAGCCCCTGATTGCCATTGACAGTGAAATTCGCCTCGATGAGATTACCCCAGACCTTTGGCAACAACTCCAGGCCCTGCAACCCTGTGGCCTAGGCAACCCAGAACCGCTCTTTTGTAGTCGCAATGTTCAAGTCCAAGAACAACGGCTCTTTGGGGCTAATCAAACCCATCTGATGCTGACCCTGACCCAAACCCATCCCCAAACGGGAGCATTGATCTCTCAAAAAGCCAAGGCCTGGAACTGGAGGAGTTATTACCCCCTCCCCGCTGAGATTGATGTGGCTTATACCCTGGAAGAAAATACCTGGCAAGGCAACACCACCCTAGAACTCCGGTTAGTCGGCGTACAATCTGCGGCTTCTTCCCTAGCCAAAGGAAAACCGAAGACGGCCAATCGGACTAGCCTTAGAGGTAATCCCGCCGCCAATCGCCCCAATTTAATCGTCCAATGCCCTGAACCGCCCACCTATCCCCGCCCCGCCGCTTGGCTAGAGTTAGAGGATCTGCTGGGGCTTTGTAAGACTCTCCGGGGCCGAGTGCTTCTCTATGGGGATCAATGCCCCTACATTTCCACCCAATCTACGCCCGCCCAAATTGACTATGACCGCCCCCGCCAGGCCTGTGACACCTTTTTGCTTTGGAATCTACCCCCCTCGCTCACCCATTTACGTTGGTTACTCGCTAAGGGCCAACCCCAACAAGTCTATGTCCGTAACCAGGCCCCAAGCCTCCCCACTGCCACAGAGTTAAAAATGAAACTCAGCATCGCCGTCAGTCAATTAGACGGAAATACGGTCAATCTCTTGGCCTGGGGCCAAACCCACTGGGTCGCACCGTCAACGATTGTGGCCGGTTTACGGGAACTGGGCCATGACTGTGAAGGCTATCGGGCCACCCTGGGCCTGGAACAAGAATTGAATCGGCTTTCCCGTTGGTATGCTTATACCCCCGCAGAACTAGCCCAACTCAGCTAATCACAGGAGCAAATTACTGACTAAAAAGATTGCGGCACAAAATTAGCAGGTATATCCAAGGAAAAAACTTCATCTTGAATCCGGGCCACATAAATCCCTTCTTGTAAAATCCGCTCCCGTAACTCTGGCCCCATATCCACCGCTGCCAAAATCCCATAGAGTTGCTTGCCTTGATGTTCTGGAAAAAACTGACGAAAACGGCTGAGGAGATTTTTTAACTGGGTCAGGGCCTCTTCTCGGGCATGGCTTTTAACTTCGACGACATACACTGCATTCACGTCCCCATTGCTATAGGCGAGAACATCAACTTCAATATGCTGTCCCCCTTTACTGACCCGGACACTGGGACTAATCACCTCCAGGCCAAATTGGTCTCGTAAAATCCGCTCCATTGAGGGTAAAGCTAAACCTTCCGTAAAACTGCCAAACTTAGCCCCCAGGCCCCCAATTTGTTTGCCGAGTTCTCGCAACTGTTGACCGGTTTCTTTCAATTGGCGATCGGTCTCTTTCAATTGGCGATCGGTCTCTTGTTGGGATTGCTTTAATTCTTGTTGAGACTCAGCTAGTTCTCGGAGAATTTGCCAAATATCTTCAGCAGCAGTGGAGTTTGTTGTCATTGGAGTTTGGCCTGGACAGGATACAGCTTGATCCTAAACCAAGAACCCCAGCACAATTCAGGCTGTTTTCTCAATTCATCGTTCAAAGAATGAATAGGTCGAATTGCCAGAAGGATTTGATCAGACCATCTCGGAAGCATCTCCAGCCTACATCTCATCAAAATGGGTCATGTTATATTGCTAAGGTCAGATCTATTCCTCAACCCGTGGAAGTCAATGACTGCTGCTGAACTCGCTACCTATATGGAAGCCACCGATAAAATTGCCCAGCCCTGGCTACTAGCTCAGTTGCGCCTGAGGAAACTTCAAGAACAACGCAGCGAGCTATCCCCGGAAGTCTATGCCCAGGCCCTGGCCGATATTCATCGGGATTTGATGCGCTTGGGAGAATGGTGGCATGAACAGGAAGAGGATGTGTTTTAGGGCCTTTGAGTTGAGAGACTTAGCCAGAATTAACCAACACTGCCTTCCAGCTTCAAACTCAATAGCCGATCAGCTTCCACTGCAAATTCCATCGGTAACTGGTTAAAAACATCCCGACAAAAGCCACTAATCATCATTGAAACTGCATCCTCGGCGGAAATACCGCGTTGGGCAAAGTAAAACAGTTGATCTTCGCCAATTTTCGAGGTGGAGGCTTCATGTTCGACTTGGGCGGTGTTGTTTTGGACTTGAATATAGGGAAAGGTATTCGCCCCGGCCTGGTCACCAATCAGCATCGAATCACATTGGGAATAATTACGGGATCCAATCGCCTTTGGCCCCATCTTCACCAGGCCCCGGTAACTATTTTGGGAACGCCCTGCCGAAATCCCCTTAGAAATAATCGTGCTGCGGGTGTTTTTGCCCACATGAATCATCTTGGTACCGGTATCCGCTTGCTGACAGTTATTGGTCAGGGCAACGGAGTAAAATTCACCCACTGAATGATCACCAATCAAGACACAACTGGGATATTTCCAGGTAATCGCCGAGCCAGTTTCCACTTGTGTCCAAGAGATTTTCGAGTTTTTGCCCTGACACAGGCCCCGCTTGGTGACAAAGTTGTAGATTCCCCCCTTGCCATTTTCATCCCCGGCATACCAGTTTTGCACCGTAGAATATTTAATTTCCGCATTGTCAAGGGCCACCAATTCCACCACCGCCGCATGGAGTTGATTTGTATCAAACATCGGCGCAGTACAACCTTCGAGATAGGTCACAGAACTACCCGATTCGGCAATGATCAATGTCCGTTCAAACTGCCCCGAATCCCCATTGTTAATCCGAAAATAGGTGGAGAGATCCATCGGACATTTTGTGTCTTTGGGGATATAAACAAATGACCCATCACTGAATACGGCGGAATTTAAGGCAGCAAAATAGTTATCTCCCACCGGAACGACACTGCCAAGATATTTCTCGACTAATTCTGGGTAGTCATGGACAGCTTCCGAAATGGAGCAGAAAATTACCCCATGTTTGGCTAAATCTTTCCGAAACGTCGTGGCCACCGAAACACTATCAAACACTGCATCCACAGCCACATTGCTCAAGCGTTTTTGTTCCGAGAGGGGAATGCCCAATTTTTCAAAGGTTTCCAGGAGGACTGGATCTACCTCTTCCAGGCTATTCAGCTTGGCGGCTTGCTTGGGAGCCGAATAGTAAATAATGTCTTGGTAGTTAATTGGCGGGTAATGCACATGGGGCCAAGTGGGTTCGGTCATTTGTAACCATTGCCGATAGGCCTTGAGGCGAAAGGCCAACATAAATTCTGGTTCATTCTTTTTGGTAGAAATGAGGCGGATCACATCTTCATCCAGGCCCCGTGGAATGGTTTCCGACTCAATCTCGGTGACAAAACCATACTTATAGGGTTGATTAACAAGGGATTGAACCGTAGCAGACATGCGAGTGTTCTCTTTTGGAATTCAAGCAGTGGACAGGTAACTGAGCCAGATCGGGAAAATGGTAGGATAATTAAACAACAAGGAAGTTTCCTTAATCCTATGCTAATTTAGCAACATCTTTGTTGTCAAAGTCAAGGCTGCCGTTGCCCTGTTGTCTGGTTGTCCTGGTGGTTTACCCTTTCTAATTCTCTAACCTGCTGTGTCCATTACCCTCACGACTAAACAGGAAATTCTCGACTATCTCTTACACCAGGGCCAGGCCTCAGCCCAGGAGTTAGCCCAGGCCTTGGCTGTGAGTCCCCAGGCCATTCGCCGCCACCTGAAGGATTTAGAAGCAGAACAGTTAATCCGCTATGAAGTCCAAGCGAATGGTGTGGGTCGCCCCCATAATCATTATTCCCTGACAGATATTGGCCGCGACCGCCTCCGTACCCTGCCCAATACCACCTCTGGCCGGAACGAATTTGCCCTCGAGCTTTTGGATACCTTGACTGAAACCC includes:
- the hisB gene encoding imidazoleglycerol-phosphate dehydratase HisB — its product is MSPPRQAMVERKTGETEVTVNLNLDGTGRAENQTGIPFLDHMLDQLASHGLVDVSVAATGDIQIDDHHTNEDVGITLGLALDRALGDRRGIQRFGHFVAPLDEALVEVVMDFSGRPHLTYCLEIPTQRVGSYDTQLVREFFVAVVTQARLTLHIRQLDGINSHHIIEATFKAFARALRMAVAPDPRRLQAIPSSKGIIQA
- a CDS encoding ABC transporter ATP-binding protein, whose amino-acid sequence is MTAAVRVEHLKKSYGAVQACRDVTFRIEPGEIFGLLGPNGAGKTTTLRCLSTLTQADAGILEIAGTDVGQCPKLVRQKLGYVAQEVALDKVLTGRELLQLQAAIYHLPSAQIAPRIDKIVDVLGLGEWIDRKCGTYSGGIRKRLDLAAGLLHQPQVLILDEPTVGLDIESRVVIWDFLRQLRQEGITVLLTSHYLEEVDLLADRVAIIDQGKVIASDTPQALKDQVGGERITLRIREFTSEQEANQAKELLQGLDVVQTVIINTAQGNSLNLVVQSNSNALSAIQTRLSEANLPTFGIAQARPSLDDVYLAATGKTLMDAELAAVGKRDEKKERKQNMR
- a CDS encoding DUF433 domain-containing protein, which gives rise to MKIQGITINPKWIGGVPCIRNLRIPVETILYLIHQGSSRKNILAAYPDLLDQDIDCTTL
- a CDS encoding DUF5615 family PIN-like protein, coding for MKFLVYNCISWIVRDQLCGHGYDAVHVRYYGLQEAEDIDIFRLASQERRIIISADTDFGTLLADTRAVSPSVILFRGHTERKPAAIAQKLLDIFNDVSIQEALKTGAIIIIMNSKIRIKSLPIKVIRPN
- the recJ gene encoding single-stranded-DNA-specific exonuclease RecJ; this encodes MASLPDQRWHIHPPAPQAQAIAQAHHLSPIAAQLLINRGLTTTEDIQGFLNPQSLHLPAPNTAFVDLDIAVELLRQVITKGEKIAICGDYDADGMTSTALLLRALRAVGANVDYEIPSRMQEGYGINHRIVEDCHRRGVKVILTVDNGIAAPGPIALARQLGLIVIITDHHDLPPELPPAQAILNPKLLPTESPYGVLAGVGVAYILGISVVQAFGQMKDLVRPLLELCTLGTIADLASLTGVNRRWVQRGLVTIPQSTLVGVQALMTVAKCRPEDNAALKPTAVGFRLGPRINAIGRIGDPQVVIDLLTTEDLLQAEALAEVCEETNRRRQELTESITAEAVAQVEAAQLDLLVKRVLVLVKAGWHHGVIGIVASRLVERYGVPVFIATEEDETHLRGSARGIPEFDVFAALQYSGDLLEKFGGHRAAGGFSLEKVKLSAWRKRLTEFANQCLQPEHLKPLIAIDSEIRLDEITPDLWQQLQALQPCGLGNPEPLFCSRNVQVQEQRLFGANQTHLMLTLTQTHPQTGALISQKAKAWNWRSYYPLPAEIDVAYTLEENTWQGNTTLELRLVGVQSAASSLAKGKPKTANRTSLRGNPAANRPNLIVQCPEPPTYPRPAAWLELEDLLGLCKTLRGRVLLYGDQCPYISTQSTPAQIDYDRPRQACDTFLLWNLPPSLTHLRWLLAKGQPQQVYVRNQAPSLPTATELKMKLSIAVSQLDGNTVNLLAWGQTHWVAPSTIVAGLRELGHDCEGYRATLGLEQELNRLSRWYAYTPAELAQLS
- a CDS encoding DUF3782 domain-containing protein, which gives rise to MTTNSTAAEDIWQILRELAESQQELKQSQQETDRQLKETDRQLKETGQQLRELGKQIGGLGAKFGSFTEGLALPSMERILRDQFGLEVISPSVRVSKGGQHIEVDVLAYSNGDVNAVYVVEVKSHAREEALTQLKNLLSRFRQFFPEHQGKQLYGILAAVDMGPELRERILQEGIYVARIQDEVFSLDIPANFVPQSF
- the sufB gene encoding Fe-S cluster assembly protein SufB, which produces MSATVQSLVNQPYKYGFVTEIESETIPRGLDEDVIRLISTKKNEPEFMLAFRLKAYRQWLQMTEPTWPHVHYPPINYQDIIYYSAPKQAAKLNSLEEVDPVLLETFEKLGIPLSEQKRLSNVAVDAVFDSVSVATTFRKDLAKHGVIFCSISEAVHDYPELVEKYLGSVVPVGDNYFAALNSAVFSDGSFVYIPKDTKCPMDLSTYFRINNGDSGQFERTLIIAESGSSVTYLEGCTAPMFDTNQLHAAVVELVALDNAEIKYSTVQNWYAGDENGKGGIYNFVTKRGLCQGKNSKISWTQVETGSAITWKYPSCVLIGDHSVGEFYSVALTNNCQQADTGTKMIHVGKNTRSTIISKGISAGRSQNSYRGLVKMGPKAIGSRNYSQCDSMLIGDQAGANTFPYIQVQNNTAQVEHEASTSKIGEDQLFYFAQRGISAEDAVSMMISGFCRDVFNQLPMEFAVEADRLLSLKLEGSVG